Proteins from a genomic interval of Equus quagga isolate Etosha38 chromosome 13, UCLA_HA_Equagga_1.0, whole genome shotgun sequence:
- the EMP3 gene encoding epithelial membrane protein 3, which produces MSLLLLVVSALHILILILLFVATLDKSWWTLPGKESLNLWHDCTWNNDNKTWACSNVSENGWLKAVQVLMVLSLILCCLSFILFMFQLYTMRRGGLFYATGLCQLCTSVAVFTGALIYAIHAKEILAERPPGGSFGYCFALAWVAFPLALASGIIYIHLRKRE; this is translated from the exons ATGTCGCTTCTCCTGCTGGTGGTCTCTGCCCTTCACATCCTCATTCTCATCCTGCTTTTCGTGGCCACTTTGGACAAG TCCTGGTGGACCCTCCCTGGGAAGGAGTCCCTGAATCTCTGGCACGACTGCACGTggaacaatgacaacaaaaccTGGGCCTGCAGTAACGTCAGCGAGAATG GCTGGCTGAAGGCGGTGCAGGTCCTCATGGTGCTTTCCCTCATCCTCTGCTGTCTGTCCTTCATCCTGTTCATGTTCCAACTCTACACCATGCGGCGAGGAGGCCTCTTCTACGCCACTGGCCTCTGCCAGCTGTGCACCA GCGTGGCGGTGTTTACTGGGGCGCTGATCTACGCCATTCACGCGAAGGAGATCTTGGCCGAGCGCCCGCCGGGGGGCAGCTTTGGTTACTGCTTCGCCCTGGCCTGGGTGGCCTTCCCCCTTGCCCTGGCCAGTGGCATCATCTACATCCACCTGCGGAAGCGGGAGTGA